A stretch of the Sulfurimonas sp. HSL3-1 genome encodes the following:
- a CDS encoding DEAD/DEAH box helicase, whose amino-acid sequence MPFNGLGLIGAIERALRENGYVEPTPVQQRVIPLVLEGRDVMARAQTGSGKSAGFVLPLLQLWSQRKGEGKAKIKALVLTPTRELTLQVAQAFETFGVFLPKLPKVVSIIGGERIGDQLYAVQQGCDIVVATSGRLIDVLSKKQMNLSHLEFLVLDEADKMLDLGFAEELDLILPQLPEKRQNLLFSATYPPKMQTIASRITQEAVEVAFASEAPTVQSIDQHVIEVDREKRGPLLRHLLENEPWEQVLVFMANKRAADNIAAKFRKYGFSAESFHGDLTQEERSATLDDFKQKRFRILFATDLVGRGLHVDDIDCVVNFDLPRSPADYIHRIGRTGRAGKSGTAISFIDHETQAHFKVIEKRAKIRLPRERVEGFELTGEAPVKTKGPAPVKGKKKSKKDRLREQARKEAEER is encoded by the coding sequence ATGCCGTTTAACGGACTCGGACTTATCGGCGCGATTGAACGCGCATTGCGGGAGAACGGCTACGTGGAACCGACGCCCGTACAGCAGCGGGTGATCCCGCTGGTGCTCGAAGGAAGGGACGTCATGGCACGGGCGCAGACGGGCAGCGGCAAAAGCGCGGGCTTCGTGCTGCCGCTGCTGCAGCTCTGGTCGCAGCGCAAAGGGGAGGGCAAGGCGAAGATCAAGGCCCTGGTGCTGACCCCGACGCGGGAGCTGACGCTGCAGGTGGCGCAGGCGTTCGAGACCTTTGGCGTTTTCCTGCCGAAGCTGCCCAAGGTCGTCAGCATCATTGGCGGCGAGCGTATCGGCGACCAGCTCTACGCCGTACAGCAGGGGTGCGATATCGTCGTGGCGACCTCCGGGCGGCTCATCGATGTACTGAGCAAGAAGCAGATGAATCTCTCGCACCTGGAGTTCCTGGTCCTTGACGAGGCGGACAAGATGCTCGATCTCGGTTTTGCCGAAGAGCTGGATCTTATTCTGCCGCAGCTTCCAGAAAAACGGCAGAACCTTCTTTTTTCCGCAACCTACCCGCCAAAGATGCAGACCATCGCATCGCGCATTACACAGGAGGCCGTGGAAGTCGCCTTTGCGTCGGAAGCACCGACGGTTCAGAGCATCGACCAGCACGTTATCGAGGTGGACCGCGAGAAGCGCGGGCCGCTGCTGCGGCACCTGCTGGAGAACGAACCGTGGGAACAGGTCCTGGTCTTCATGGCCAACAAGCGCGCGGCGGACAATATCGCCGCGAAGTTTCGCAAGTACGGCTTTTCGGCGGAGTCGTTCCACGGCGACCTCACGCAGGAGGAGCGCAGTGCGACGCTGGACGATTTCAAACAAAAGCGGTTCCGTATCCTCTTTGCCACCGATCTCGTCGGGCGGGGACTGCATGTAGACGATATCGACTGCGTCGTCAATTTCGACCTCCCGCGTTCTCCGGCGGATTACATTCACCGCATCGGACGGACAGGGCGCGCCGGAAAGTCGGGCACGGCCATTTCGTTCATCGACCATGAGACGCAGGCGCATTTCAAAGTCATCGAAAAACGCGCGAAGATCCGGCTGCCCCGCGAGCGGGTCGAAGGTTTCGAACTGACCGGCGAAGCACCGGTAAAGACAAAAGGTCCGGCCCCGGTAAAGGGAAAGAAAAAAAGCAAGAAAGACCGTCTGCGCGAACAGGCCCGCAAAGAGGCCGAAGAGCGTTAG